The following proteins are encoded in a genomic region of Stutzerimonas stutzeri:
- the ahpC gene encoding alkyl hydroperoxide reductase subunit C: MSLINTQIQPFKVNAFHNGKFIEVTEESLKGKWSVLIFMPAAFTFNCPTEIEDAANNYAEFQKAGAEVYIVTTDTHFSHKVWHETSPAVGKAQFPLIGDPTHQLTNAFGVHIAEEGLALRGTFIINPEGQIKTLEIHSNEIARDVGETLRKLKAAQYTAAHPGEVCPAKWKEGEKTLAPSLDLVGKI, translated from the coding sequence ATGTCTCTGATCAACACCCAAATCCAGCCGTTCAAGGTCAACGCTTTCCACAACGGCAAGTTCATCGAAGTCACCGAAGAATCCCTGAAGGGCAAGTGGTCGGTACTGATCTTCATGCCGGCAGCCTTCACCTTCAACTGCCCGACCGAAATCGAAGACGCGGCCAACAACTACGCCGAGTTCCAGAAGGCCGGCGCCGAAGTGTACATCGTCACCACCGACACTCACTTCTCGCACAAGGTCTGGCACGAAACCTCGCCGGCTGTCGGCAAGGCCCAGTTCCCGCTGATCGGTGATCCGACTCATCAGCTGACCAACGCGTTCGGCGTACACATCGCCGAAGAAGGCCTGGCGCTGCGCGGTACCTTCATCATCAACCCGGAAGGCCAGATCAAGACCCTGGAAATCCACTCCAACGAAATCGCGCGTGACGTCGGCGAGACCCTGCGCAAGCTGAAAGCTGCTCAGTACACCGCCGCGCATCCGGGCGAAGTCTGCCCGGCGAAGTGGAAAGAAGGCGAGAAGACCCTGGCTCCGTCGCTGGACCTGGTCGGCAAGATCTAA